A section of the Lathamus discolor isolate bLatDis1 chromosome 6, bLatDis1.hap1, whole genome shotgun sequence genome encodes:
- the LOC136016985 gene encoding uncharacterized protein LOC136016985, with protein sequence MWPSKKEEEQSVILISDDEAEGMLGSPVMVVDPLENPVPKEEKSEEVVDEECDLVVTFCKKANVMPHARHDCTTHPFKRTECDTCSPLEKNADICDQCYCYVCDKLASECENWTIAALCHCNAHNKSKFWKDRRDCALAGILVTFNLQLTDIDADLRRGGDLLQKFIQELSVEYNKYLIGEEVLPAQHECFCLPKLPPGQCDICRSRSMEVVYKYSGVFTLVTRFLNQAEKENPKATAVMFLGAAKEIALHKDPVLNWQNFGHASSLKIAVPCLLQRITTQLQRMLVLCDFPKSLHEKFVNFFQSISLPCHCFGFSNSLNVMPWDHVLLTTVLKGQNVTGQRIMRGRKVSLWEWLSVIEARVERLVEKKNYKEVVRYLRAVKCNDIKGLRHLQDKIPFYLCKSGNFMDAAHSLLFAASSLTCCTACRLTALEYEVYLKMFRTGSVPDGNDIQNPGLWIAAGRPLKDGALIKQALKLLYNNMSLYRNPKCWSTLVMILGSSNFLEKSGRLRPIYLREPPLDFQKGVLAASCGLLEDLKAKLNVSLPPSIFTLDLHHEACLIIAVQAIQQMVFCDLPYLTSFLEIALAFGSNFWALRLLLDHLSYEEHILDGTVNLILNDLHCQKATMLKLWQNLGPVYVGEFLCLFLTCRHQKMQSIGLLGLNIITENLHMCPWAKRLCNFFHSAELRNLPLGPAAHHEVSKFISLFENQ encoded by the exons ATGTGGCCATcgaaaaaagaggaagagcagagcGTAATTCTGATCAGTGATGATGAGGCTGAGGGCATGCTGGGGAGCCCAGTTATGGTGGTGGACCCTCTGG AGAATCCTGTTCCAAAGGAGGAGAAATctgaggaagttgtggatgAGGAATGTGATCTAGTGGTTACTTTCTGCAAAAAAGCTAATGTGATGCCTCATGCAAGACACGACTGTACAACGCACCCGTTTAA ACGAACGGAATGTGATACATGCTCACCCCTTGAGAAGAATGCTGATATTTGTGACCAGTGCTACTGCTATGTTTGTGATAAGCTAGCTTCTGAG TGTGAGAACTGGACAATCGCTGCCCTCTGCCACTGCAATGCACACAACAAAAGCAAGTTTTGGAAGGATCGACGTGACTGTGCCTTGGCTGGCATCCTTGTAACGTTCAATTTGCAGCTCACAGATATAGATGCAGATCTTCGGCGTGGTG GAGATCTTCTGCAAAAGTTTATCCAGGAACTTTCTGTGGAGTATAACAAGTATCTGATTGGAGAAGAAGTTCTTCCCGCACAACATGAATGCTTTTGCCTCCCAAAACTCCCCCCTGGGCAATGCGATATTTGCAGATCACGCAGCATGGAGGTTGTATACAA GTATTCTGGAGTTTTTACACTGGTAACAAGATTTTTAAATCAGGCAGAAAAAGAGAATCCAAAAGCTACTGCTGTCATGTTTCTGGGAGCAGCTAAGGAGATAGCACTTCATAAAGACCCTGTTTT AAACTGGCAGAACTTTGGTCACGCTTCTTCCTTAAAGATTGCTGTCCCTTGTCTGCTGCAAAG GATCACAACCCAACTTCAGAGGATGCTGGTGTTGTGTGACTTCCCCAAATCCTTGCATGAAAAGTTTGTTAACTTTTTTCAGTCCATCTCACTTCCATGTCACTGCTTTGGCTTCTCAAATAG CTTGAATGTTATGCCATGGGATCATGTGTTACTGACCACTGTGCTAAAAGGCCAGAATGTCACTGGTCAAAGAAtaatgagaggaagaaaagtgtCCCTGTGGGAGTGGCTTTCTGTTATAGAGGCTCGAGTGGAGAGACTGGTAGAAAAGAAGAA ctATAAAGAAGTTGTTCGCTACCTGAGGGCTGTGAAGTGCAATGATATCAAAGG gtTAAGACACCTGCAGGATAAAATCCCATTCTATCTGTGTAAATCTGGCAACTTCATGGATGCTGCACATTCCCTGCTGtttgctgccagcagcctcACCTGCTGCACTGCCTGCCGCCTAACAGCTTTAGAGTATGAGGTCTATCTGAAGATGTTCAGAACAGGCAGTGTCCCTGATGGAAATGATATACAGAACCCTGGGCTCTGGATTGCAGCTG gGCGTCCCTTGAAAGATGGTGCTCTGATTAAGCAGGCACTGAAACTCCTTTACAACAACATGTCACTCTACAGGAAT CCTAAATGCTGGAGTACCCTCGTTATGATCTTGGGCAGTAGcaattttctggaaaaaagtgGGCGCCTACGTCCCATATACCTGAGAGAGCCACCACTTGACTTCCAAAAG GGGGTGCTTGCTGCCAGTTGTGGCCTTTTGGAGGACCTGAAGGCAAAACTTAATGTTTCTTTACCACCTTCTATTTTCACTCTTGAT TTACACCACGAGGCTTGTCTTATTATTGCAGTACAAGCAATACAGCAGATGGTTTTTTGTGATCTTCCATACTTGACTTCCTTCTTAGAGATAGCCCTGGCTTTTGGG AGTAACTTTTGGGCTTTGAGGCTGTTATTGGACCATCTTTCCTATGAAGAACACATTCTCGATGGCACTGTCAACCTGATTTTGAATGATCTACATTGTCAGAAAGCAACAATGCTAAAGCT GTGGCAAAACCTTGGTCCCGTGTATGTGGGTGAATTCCTTTGCCTGTTCCTGACTTGCAGACATCAGAAGATGCAATCCATTGGCCTCTTGGGTCTGAATATTATCACAGAGAATCTGCATAT GTGTCCTTGGGCAAAGCGTCTTTGCAACTTCTTTCACAGTGCA gAACTGAGGAACCTGCCCCTTGGCCCTGCAGCTCATCATGAAGTCTCGAAGTTCATAAGCCTATTTGAAAATCAGTAA
- the GNG13 gene encoding guanine nucleotide-binding protein G(I)/G(S)/G(O) subunit gamma-13 has protein sequence MDEWDLPQWKKEVESLKYQLAYKREMSSKTIPEFVKWIEDGIPEDPFLNPELMKNNPWVEKGKCSIL, from the exons ATGGACGAGTGGGACCTCCCACAGTGGAAGAAGGAGGTGGAGAGCCTCAAGTACCAGCTGGCCTACAAGCGGGAGATGTCCTCCAAGACAATACCCGA GTTTGTGAAGTGGATCGAGGACGGCATCCCCGAAGACCCCTTCTTGAACCCGGAGCTGATGAAAAACAACCCTTGGGTGGAGAAGGGCAAATGCAGCATCCTCTGA
- the CHTF18 gene encoding chromosome transmission fidelity protein 18 homolog, protein MEDPDGDPDAGFYERFADELEALAELGDDPSAAAGCRISQFRSRRQPPKEPEPPGHPDGGSGSRKRDRGSPGSPPAARTPKPKRQRLEAAKKLSFGVDDELAPDGPWDAGPEEPAPQAVSSDHLDVSGMAPLQSTPPSEKKRVLKRPPILEDYINVTSTEGTRVFMVLRDDSSRTGVELPDSLGWNTRRPLHLLGVPFSYLKEQVNEERRRCVLEASQQLTEIINSCLESETSTESPEPAVEAEPADEEDSALHCLWVDRFTPRRYMELLSDDYTNRCLLKWLKLWDTVVFGKEKAVKKAKAGTEAHPPFNQPKEQQNKWKTKVQLTEEILEAELDQHKRPKYKVALLCGPPGLGKTTLAHVIAKHAGYNAVEMNASDDRSPEVFKTRIEAATQMKSVLGTNEKPNCLIIDEIDGAPAASINVLLNIINRKDAQGEAAAGMGRRRQREGGLLLRPIICICNDQYVPALRPLRQQSFLLVFPRTAPSRLAQRLCEIALRQGMRADAGALLVLCEKTENDIRSCINTLQFLHSRGQKELSMQMVQTMRIGLKDQNKGLFSIWQEIFQLPKVQRHRIGMDPTLPAQLLVGDEDLLHLGGKASFSASSHRFHHILHLAVSSGEQEKLAQGLYENFLNMKVRDSSFSTVCLALEWLEFSDLLSQAVLHRQSFQLMRYLPFLPVAFHLLFAATSIPRLAYPSSQHEALAKLNHMQNLVMSLVSGITPSARSRAGHQSLVLEVLCLLLDIIAPKLRPVNTQLYSLKEKQQLADLISTMLAYNLTYHQERLPEGQYIYKLDPNVEDVCRFPDLPARRQLSYQAKQLIAREIELEKMRRTEALLQARNQGEEPGKSFGEAGENMDTVPPNHRQRLEHIVKRAAVEDKPEKDFFGRPIQRQQKVTAPAPQASKEESLENQMGKAVGKSDVWFRFNEGVSNAVRRNIYIKDLL, encoded by the exons ATGGAGGACCCCGATGGGGACCCCGATGCGGGCTTCTACGAGCGGTTCGCGGATGAGCTGGAGGCGCTGGCCGAGCTGGGAG ATGACCCCTCCGCAGCCGCTGGCTGCAGGATCTCCCAGTTCcggagcaggaggcagccgcCAAAGGAGCCCGAGCCCCCCGGGCACCCCGACGGGGGCAGCGGCTCCAGGAAGAGGGATCGGGGCTCGCCCGGCTCCCCGCCCGCAGCCCGCA CCCCGAAGCCCAAGCGGCAGCGGCTGGAAGCTGCTAAGAAGCTCAGCTTTGGCGTGGATGATGAGTTGGCTCCGGATGGCCCCTGGGATGCTGGCCCAGAGGAGCCTGCTCCTCAGGCTGTCAG CTCGGACCACCTGGACGTCAGTGGCATGGCCCCACTGCAGAGCACACCACCCTCCGAGAAGAAGCGGGTCCTCAAGCGGCCGCCCATCCTGGAGGACTACATCAATGTGACGTCCACCGAGGGCACCAGGGTCTTCATGGTCCTGAGGGATGATTCCTCCAGGACAGGGGTGGAG CTCCCTGATTCCCTGGGATGGAATACACGGAGGCCGCTCCACTTGCTGGGGGTGCCTTTCTCCTACCTGAAGGAACAAGTGAATGAAGAG CGTCGAAGATGTGTTCTGGAGGCATcacagcagctcacagagaTAATCAACAG TTGCCTCGAGAGTGAGACCAGCACCGAGAGCCCAGAGCCTGCTGTGGAAGCGGAGCCGGCCGACGAGGAGGACTCGGCGCTGCATTGCCTCTGGGTGGACAGGTTCACTCCTCGGCGCTACATGGAGCTGCTCAGTGATGAT TACACAAACCGCTGCCTTCTGAAGTGGCTCAAGCTGTGGGACACGGTGGTGTTTGGGAAGGAGAAGGCTGTGAAGAAGGCCAAGGCCGGCACTGAAGCTCATCCTCCCTTCAACCAAcccaaggagcagcagaatAAGTGGAAAACGAAGGTCCAGCTCACAGAGGAGATTCTGGAGGCTGAGCTGGACCAGCACAAGAGACCCAAATATAAG GTAGCCCTGCTCTGTGGCCCACCTGGCTTGGGAAAGACCACTCTGGCACATGTCATTGCAAAGCATGCGGGGTACAACGCCGTCGAGATGAATGCCAG TGACGACCGCAGCCCTGAGGTGTTCAAAACCCGCATCGAAGCTGCCACCCAGATGAAGTCTGTGCTGGGCACCAACGAGAAGCCCAACTGCCTGATCATTGACGAGATAGATGGTGCGCCTGCG GCATCCATCAATGTGCTGCTGAACATCATCAACCGTAAGGATGCGCAAGGCGAGGCAGCGGCAGGCATGGGCCGgcggaggcagcgggagggcggATTGCTGCTCAGGCCCATCATCTGCATCTGCAACGACCA GTACGTCCCTGCGCTCCGGCCGCTGCGGCAGCAATCCTTCCTGCTCGTCTTCCCTCGCACAGCACCATCCCGGCTGGCCCAGCGGCTCTGCGAG ATCGCCCTGCGGCAGGGCATGCGGGCGGACGCGGGCGCGCTGCTGGTGCTGTGCGAGAAGACGGAGAATGACATCCGCTCGTGCATAAACACCCTGCAG TTCCTGCACAGCAGAGGCCAGAAGGAGCTGAGCATGCAGATGGTGCAGACAATGAGGATCGGCTTGAAGGACCAAAACAAGGGGCTGTTCTCCATCTGGCAAGAGATCTTCCAGCTTCCGAAGGTCCAAAG GCACAGGATAGGAATGGACCCCACTttgccagcccagctcctggtgGGTGATGAGGACCTGTTGCACCTCGGAGGGAAGGCCAGCTTCAGTGCATCCTCCCACCGCTTCCACCACATCCTACACCTTGCTGTCTCCTCGGGGGAGCAGGAGAAGCTCGCTCAG GGTCTGTACGAGAACTTCCTGAACATGAAGGTGCGGGACTCCAGTTTCAGCACCGTGTGCTTGGccctggagtggctggaattcTCCGACCTGCTgagccaggctgtgctgcacagGCAGAGCTTCCAGCTGATGCGGTACCTGCCCTTCCTGCCCGTGGCTTTCCACCTCCTCTTTGCAGCCACCAGCATCCCCCGGCTCGCTTATCCCAGCAGCCAGCACGAG GCCCTGGCCAAGCTGAACCACATGCAGAACCTGGTCATGTCCCTGGTGTCAGGGATAACGCCCAGCGCCCGCAGCCGTGCGGGGCATCAGTCTCTTGTCTTGGAggtgctgtgcctgctgctggacATCATCGCCCCGAAGCTCCGACCG GTGAACACCCAGCTCTACAGcctgaaggagaagcagcagctggcagaCCTCATCAGCACCATGCTGGCCTACAACCTCACCTACCACCAGGAGCGCCTGCCCGAGGGCCAGTACATCTACAAGCTCGACCC GAATGTGGAGGACGTGTGCCGGTTCCCGGACCTGCCGGCTCGCAGGCAGCTCAGCTACCAGGCCAAGCAGCTCATCGCCAGGGAGATAGAGCTGGAGAAGATGAGGAGGACGGaggctctgctgcaggcacGGAACCAGGGAGAG GAGCCCGGGAAGAGCTTTGGCGAGGCAGGAGAGAACATGGACACGGTGCCCCCCAACCACCGGCAGCGCCTGGAGCACATCGTCAAGAGGGCAGCTGTGGAGGACAAG CCTGAGAAGGACTTCTTCGGGCGGCCCATTCAGCGGCAGCAGAAAGTCACAGCCCCAG cccctcaggCCTCCAAGGAGGAATCTCTTGAGAACCAGATGGGAAAAGCTGTGGGGAAGAGCGACGTCTGGTTCCGGTTTAATGAAGGGGTTTCCAACGCCGTCAGGAGGAACATCTACATCAAGGACCTGCTCTAG